The following proteins are encoded in a genomic region of Chryseobacterium cucumeris:
- a CDS encoding acetyl-CoA C-acyltransferase, with product MKEIFIVAAKRTPIGGFMGSLSGFTAPQLGALAIQNAYESIGLAPEHIDSVYMGNVLSAGLGQSPARQAAIFAGIPVDKDATTINKVCASGMKSAMIGAQQIQLGMDHIVMTGGMESMSNVPHYVKIRRGIKLGDTNLTDGLIKDGLWDVYNDFHMGSAAELGVKKYGLTRQELDDYALLSYQRAQEAAKNDKIGNELIPISIESKKGTTIVSKDEDIDKLIPEKISLLKPAFEADGTLTAANSSNLNDGAAALLLASSEAIEQHNLKPLAKIIAYADAAQAPEWFTTSPSIAIQKLLKQTGLSLSDIDFFEINEAYSSVILSNQKILGYDISKVNVYGGAVALGHPIGASGARIMTTLVNVLRQEKGKYGIAAICNGGGGASAVLIESIG from the coding sequence ATGAAAGAAATATTTATAGTAGCAGCAAAACGAACCCCGATTGGTGGTTTTATGGGAAGTCTGTCAGGATTTACAGCGCCTCAGCTGGGGGCTTTGGCCATTCAGAATGCTTACGAAAGTATCGGACTTGCTCCGGAACATATAGACAGTGTATATATGGGAAATGTGCTGAGCGCCGGATTGGGACAGTCACCAGCAAGGCAGGCGGCTATTTTTGCCGGAATTCCTGTAGATAAAGACGCCACAACAATCAACAAAGTTTGTGCTTCCGGAATGAAATCGGCGATGATAGGTGCACAGCAGATTCAGCTTGGAATGGATCATATTGTTATGACGGGAGGAATGGAAAGCATGAGCAACGTTCCGCATTATGTCAAAATCCGCCGGGGAATAAAACTGGGAGATACGAATCTTACTGATGGATTGATTAAAGACGGGCTATGGGATGTCTACAATGATTTCCACATGGGAAGTGCAGCGGAATTAGGCGTGAAAAAATATGGACTTACCAGACAGGAACTTGATGATTATGCCCTTCTCTCATACCAGAGAGCTCAGGAAGCGGCAAAAAACGACAAGATTGGCAACGAATTGATCCCAATATCGATTGAAAGTAAAAAAGGAACTACAATCGTTAGTAAAGACGAGGATATTGATAAACTGATCCCAGAGAAAATTTCCCTTTTGAAACCTGCATTTGAAGCCGACGGAACACTCACAGCAGCCAATTCCAGCAATCTGAATGATGGGGCTGCAGCCCTTTTACTAGCGTCCTCTGAAGCAATAGAGCAACATAATTTAAAACCACTGGCAAAAATAATTGCCTATGCAGATGCCGCGCAGGCACCGGAATGGTTTACCACTTCACCTTCCATCGCTATTCAGAAATTGTTGAAACAAACCGGTCTTAGCCTGTCTGATATCGACTTTTTCGAGATTAATGAAGCGTATTCCTCAGTAATTCTATCCAATCAGAAAATTCTAGGATATGATATCAGCAAGGTAAATGTATACGGAGGAGCAGTGGCATTGGGACATCCGATCGGTGCTTCAGGAGCAAGAATTATGACCACTTTAGTGAATGTTTTACGCCAGGAAAAAGGAAAGTATGGAATTGCCGCCATCTGTAATGGAGGAGGAGGCGCTTCCGCCGTTCTTATTGAAAGTATAGGCTAA
- a CDS encoding endonuclease V: protein MIYAFDTYYYEDYANTVCIAFEDWTSEKEVETFIEQTPVSSEYESGAFYKRELPCIVSLLKKITLKSGDIIIVDGYVTLDDHGKIGLGGHLYEELEEKYPIVGIAKNEFTTPDFQRRSVFRGESKTPLFVTARGMSVDEVQSKVEQMHGAYRIPTLLKKLDQLSRA from the coding sequence ATGATTTACGCATTTGATACCTATTATTATGAGGATTATGCCAATACCGTTTGTATTGCATTTGAAGACTGGACCTCTGAAAAAGAAGTGGAAACGTTTATAGAACAAACCCCTGTGAGTTCAGAATATGAAAGCGGAGCCTTCTATAAAAGAGAATTACCCTGTATTGTAAGCCTACTGAAGAAAATTACATTAAAATCCGGAGATATCATTATTGTGGATGGATACGTCACTTTGGATGATCACGGGAAAATTGGCCTGGGTGGTCATCTGTATGAAGAACTGGAAGAAAAGTATCCTATAGTTGGGATTGCAAAAAATGAATTTACAACGCCGGATTTCCAGCGGAGAAGCGTATTTCGTGGAGAAAGCAAGACTCCGCTATTTGTTACTGCCAGAGGAATGAGTGTAGATGAAGTTCAGTCGAAAGTAGAGCAAATGCATGGCGCTTACAGGATTCCTACATTATTAAAAAAACTTGATCAGCTAAGCAGAGCATAA
- a CDS encoding glyoxalase: MTPKLKSIRPFIGAQNFEISRNFYRDMGFQEVVLESKLSLFTREEIGFYLQDYYAKDWVDNTMIFMEVANTDEFWKELLSLELTEKYENVRLTPVRTMDWGKECFVHDPSGILWHFGEFFKK; the protein is encoded by the coding sequence ATGACACCAAAACTGAAATCCATCAGACCTTTTATCGGAGCGCAAAACTTTGAGATCAGCAGAAATTTTTACAGAGATATGGGATTTCAAGAAGTAGTTCTGGAATCTAAATTGTCTTTATTTACAAGAGAAGAAATCGGTTTTTATCTCCAGGATTATTATGCAAAAGACTGGGTGGATAATACCATGATCTTTATGGAAGTTGCCAATACAGATGAATTCTGGAAAGAACTCTTGTCTCTGGAGCTTACAGAAAAATATGAAAATGTGAGGCTTACTCCTGTAAGAACAATGGATTGGGGGAAAGAGTGCTTTGTACATGATCCTTCAGGAATATTGTGGCACTTCGGTGAGTTTTTTAAGAAATAA
- a CDS encoding GNAT family N-acetyltransferase, with amino-acid sequence MKTIIREAKPEDIPQIQIVRNSVKENTLSDPGLVTDKDCEEFLFQRGKGWVCEMKDQIVGFSIADLKENNIWALFVHPDFENLGIGRKLHDIMLDWYFEQNKDSVWLGTSPGTRAEIFYRKSGWKEAGPHGKGEIKFQMSSENWKNKKL; translated from the coding sequence ATGAAAACAATAATCCGGGAAGCAAAGCCAGAAGATATCCCACAAATACAGATTGTGAGAAACTCCGTGAAAGAAAACACGCTGTCAGATCCTGGATTGGTTACCGATAAAGATTGTGAGGAATTTCTATTCCAAAGAGGAAAAGGTTGGGTTTGTGAGATGAAAGATCAGATCGTTGGTTTTTCCATTGCAGATCTGAAAGAAAACAATATCTGGGCACTCTTTGTGCATCCGGATTTTGAAAACCTTGGAATAGGCAGGAAACTCCATGATATTATGCTGGACTGGTATTTTGAACAAAATAAAGATTCCGTATGGCTGGGTACTTCACCTGGAACAAGGGCTGAAATCTTTTACAGAAAATCTGGATGGAAGGAAGCTGGACCCCATGGAAAAGGAGAAATCAAGTTTCAAATGAGTTCTGAAAACTGGAAAAATAAAAAATTATGA
- a CDS encoding M28 family metallopeptidase, producing the protein MKKILIPLLAMAVVTSCGTAKIADGSAPHSVSTKHNKAFNNAYKEINAEDLKKNLYVIAADDMEGRDTGSKGQKKAGEYMINYYKNLGIAAPKALGSYYQKVPSEFMKKRGGGNLPDSENILAFIEGSEKPDEIVVVSAHYDHVGTKNGVVYNGADDDGSGTVAVMEIAKAFQQAKKAGKGPKRSILFLHVTGEEHGLFGSEYYSENPVFPLANTVVDLNIDMIGRDDPANRGKQYVYVIGSEMLSSQLKVINEAANKRTNNLELNYKYDDLNDPEQLYYRSDHYNFAKHNIPVAFFFDGIHEDYHKPGDDPEKIDYQLLEKRTQLIFTTAWDIANREERIVVDRK; encoded by the coding sequence ATGAAAAAAATACTTATCCCGTTATTGGCCATGGCGGTAGTAACCAGTTGCGGAACGGCAAAAATAGCTGACGGAAGCGCGCCACATTCTGTTTCAACAAAACATAACAAAGCATTTAACAATGCCTATAAAGAGATTAATGCAGAGGATTTAAAGAAAAACCTGTACGTTATTGCAGCAGATGATATGGAAGGGCGCGATACCGGAAGCAAGGGGCAGAAAAAAGCGGGTGAGTATATGATTAATTATTACAAAAATCTGGGTATTGCAGCTCCTAAAGCATTAGGATCTTACTATCAGAAAGTGCCGTCTGAATTCATGAAGAAAAGAGGTGGTGGCAATCTTCCTGATTCTGAAAATATTTTAGCGTTTATTGAAGGAAGTGAAAAGCCGGACGAGATTGTAGTGGTTTCAGCACATTATGACCATGTAGGTACAAAAAATGGAGTGGTATACAACGGAGCAGATGATGACGGAAGCGGAACCGTTGCTGTAATGGAAATAGCCAAAGCATTTCAGCAAGCTAAAAAAGCAGGAAAAGGGCCTAAAAGATCAATCCTGTTTCTCCATGTTACAGGAGAAGAACATGGACTTTTCGGTTCAGAATATTATTCCGAAAACCCTGTTTTTCCATTAGCCAATACCGTTGTTGACCTTAATATTGATATGATCGGACGTGATGATCCTGCCAACAGAGGTAAGCAATATGTCTATGTGATTGGTTCTGAAATGTTGAGCTCCCAACTTAAAGTAATCAACGAAGCGGCGAACAAAAGAACCAACAACCTGGAACTGAATTACAAATACGATGACTTGAATGACCCTGAACAATTGTATTACCGTTCGGACCACTATAATTTTGCCAAGCATAATATTCCTGTAGCATTTTTCTTTGACGGTATTCATGAAGATTATCACAAACCAGGTGATGATCCTGAAAAAATTGATTATCAGTTGCTGGAGAAAAGAACCCAGCTTATTTTTACCACTGCATGGGATATTGCCAACAGAGAAGAAAGAATTGTGGTTGACAGAAAATAA
- a CDS encoding aminotransferase class I/II-fold pyridoxal phosphate-dependent enzyme gives MKEIYGFTHYSFFTEMSELAARHGSFDLSLGLPDFDIDERLKVFLKEAAEHNTHHYEPLAGNPLLMESIIRFNAKRIHQITVTTKEITIVPCATFALYTALKSILNQGNEVIIIQPSYYTYGPAVVMNGGIPVYYDLDGDFTIDWDLFKDCITEKTRAVIVNSPQNPTGKIWKKEDWNQLYELIKDRDIYLISEEIYDTYCYDETEHYSSFIHPELRKKTFCIFSFGKMFHTSGWKVSYMLASEVLTTRFQCHQQYISYSANAPAQYAIAKYLDVFDPDLNKKLMQKKRDIFNEMIKETPLQIEQQAEGSVFQVVNFRTISKSMTDVEFSKWLTIDKKVSCLPLSAFYNSRENSDYVRFSFAKKDELIIQALEHLKRSL, from the coding sequence GTGAAAGAAATTTACGGATTTACTCATTATTCCTTTTTTACGGAAATGTCCGAGCTGGCAGCCAGGCACGGAAGCTTTGATCTTTCTCTGGGACTTCCCGATTTTGATATTGATGAACGCCTGAAAGTATTTTTAAAGGAAGCTGCTGAGCACAACACGCATCACTATGAACCTCTTGCAGGCAATCCTCTGCTGATGGAGAGCATTATCAGATTCAATGCAAAACGAATTCATCAAATAACGGTTACCACAAAGGAAATCACGATTGTACCCTGTGCAACCTTTGCTTTATATACTGCACTTAAATCAATTCTGAATCAAGGTAATGAAGTTATCATTATTCAACCTTCATACTACACTTATGGGCCAGCTGTTGTTATGAATGGAGGAATTCCTGTTTATTATGATCTTGATGGTGATTTTACCATAGATTGGGATCTGTTTAAAGACTGTATTACTGAAAAGACAAGAGCAGTCATTGTCAACTCTCCCCAGAATCCAACCGGAAAAATATGGAAAAAAGAAGACTGGAATCAGCTCTATGAACTGATCAAAGACCGTGATATTTATTTGATTTCAGAAGAAATATATGATACTTATTGTTATGATGAAACTGAACATTACAGTTCTTTCATCCATCCTGAACTCAGGAAAAAGACTTTCTGTATTTTTTCTTTTGGTAAAATGTTTCATACTTCGGGATGGAAAGTGAGTTATATGCTTGCTTCAGAAGTTTTAACAACAAGATTTCAATGTCATCAACAGTATATTTCTTACAGTGCCAATGCTCCTGCACAATATGCTATCGCAAAATATCTCGACGTATTTGATCCGGATCTCAATAAAAAACTCATGCAGAAAAAAAGAGATATTTTTAATGAAATGATTAAAGAAACACCGCTTCAGATCGAACAACAAGCGGAAGGAAGTGTTTTTCAGGTTGTTAATTTCAGGACTATTTCTAAAAGCATGACAGATGTAGAGTTTTCAAAATGGCTTACCATTGATAAGAAGGTTTCCTGTCTTCCACTTTCTGCATTTTATAATTCAAGGGAGAATTCTGATTATGTCAGGTTTAGTTTTGCTAAAAAAGATGAATTGATTATTCAGGCTTTGGAGCATTTGAAAAGAAGTCTTTAA
- a CDS encoding sodium-translocating pyrophosphatase → MDLFVLVPIFGVIALLYTFLQSNWVNKQNAGNEKMKTISGHIADGAMAFLKAEYKILTYFVVVVAILLAVMGSSNANSHWSIGIAFVVGAIFSACAGFIGMKIATKANVRTAEAARTSLSKALKVSFTGGSVMGMGVAGLAVLGLGALFLIIKQIFAPEATVDSHEMERTIEILTGFSLGAESIALFARVGGGIYTKAADVGADLVGKVEAGIPEDDPRNPATIADNVGDNVGDVAGMGADLFGSYVATVLATMVLGRETVSDDAFGGFAPILLPMLIAGTGIIFSMIGTLFVKINDNEGASTSSVQNALNLGNWGSIVITAIASYFLVTYILPEKMVLRGHEFTKMGVFGAIMVGLVVGTLMSIITEYYTAMGKRPVSSIVRQSSTGHATNIIGGLSVGMESTLLPIIVLAGGIYGSYLCAGLYGVAIAAAGMMATTAMQLAIDAFGPIADNAGGIAEMSELPKEVREKTDILDAVGNTTAATGKGFAIASAALTALALFAAFVGIAGIDGIDIYRADVLAGLFVGGMIPFIFSSLAITAVGQAAMAMVEEVRRQFREIPGILEGKAQPEYEKCVAISTDASIRKMMLPGAIAIVSPLLIGFIFGPEVLGGFLAGATVCGVLMGMFQNNAGGAWDNAKKSFEKGVDINGQTYYKGSEPHKASVTGDTVGDPFKDTSGPSMNILIKLMSIVSLVIAPTLAVLHKDKIEANRKAKIESLTGVSGMTTAASGETPIITAVPGEIKGYLNENGDFVYETGNIQKIKLNGGKTIAIGDGSQLYQLYNVVKQKDKSALDPNKWYTIENLYFETGSSDLKAESALQLNTLAEILNAYPDLKIKLGGYTDNSGNEDSNLKLSNLRAQTAKLKLLELGISGDRIEAEGYGSQHPVCEANDTDECKAKNRRIDVRVLAL, encoded by the coding sequence ATGGATCTATTTGTGTTAGTGCCAATTTTTGGTGTCATAGCTTTGCTTTATACATTTCTTCAGAGCAACTGGGTCAATAAACAGAATGCCGGAAATGAAAAAATGAAAACAATCAGCGGCCACATTGCAGATGGTGCAATGGCTTTTCTAAAGGCTGAATACAAAATCTTAACGTACTTTGTTGTAGTCGTTGCCATTTTACTGGCAGTGATGGGATCAAGTAATGCAAATTCACACTGGAGTATAGGAATTGCCTTTGTAGTAGGTGCTATTTTCTCAGCATGTGCAGGTTTTATCGGAATGAAAATCGCTACCAAAGCTAATGTCAGAACAGCTGAAGCGGCAAGAACTTCACTGTCAAAAGCCCTTAAAGTATCTTTTACCGGAGGTTCTGTGATGGGAATGGGAGTCGCTGGTCTTGCTGTTTTAGGATTAGGTGCTTTATTTCTGATCATTAAGCAGATTTTTGCCCCTGAAGCTACCGTAGATTCCCACGAAATGGAAAGAACCATTGAAATTCTCACCGGATTTTCTCTTGGTGCTGAATCTATCGCCCTTTTTGCAAGAGTAGGAGGCGGTATTTATACAAAAGCGGCAGACGTAGGTGCTGACCTTGTGGGAAAAGTGGAGGCCGGAATTCCCGAAGACGATCCCCGAAACCCGGCTACCATTGCAGATAACGTTGGAGACAATGTAGGAGATGTTGCAGGAATGGGTGCAGACCTCTTTGGATCGTATGTGGCGACAGTTCTTGCCACAATGGTATTAGGTAGAGAAACTGTTTCTGATGATGCTTTCGGAGGTTTTGCCCCGATTCTTTTGCCGATGCTGATTGCAGGAACAGGAATTATATTTTCAATGATCGGAACTTTATTTGTGAAAATTAATGACAATGAAGGGGCATCCACTTCCAGCGTACAAAATGCATTAAATCTTGGAAACTGGGGAAGTATTGTGATTACGGCTATTGCTTCCTATTTCCTGGTAACGTATATCCTTCCTGAAAAAATGGTTCTCAGAGGTCATGAGTTTACGAAAATGGGTGTATTCGGAGCTATCATGGTAGGTCTGGTAGTGGGAACTTTAATGAGCATTATTACAGAATATTACACTGCCATGGGGAAAAGACCCGTTTCCAGTATTGTGAGACAATCTTCTACAGGGCATGCAACCAATATTATCGGTGGGCTTTCCGTGGGAATGGAATCTACTTTGCTTCCTATTATTGTATTGGCGGGAGGAATTTATGGTTCTTATCTGTGTGCCGGGCTTTATGGAGTGGCAATTGCCGCAGCTGGAATGATGGCTACCACAGCCATGCAGCTTGCTATTGATGCTTTTGGACCTATCGCAGATAATGCCGGAGGTATTGCTGAGATGAGTGAACTTCCCAAAGAAGTACGTGAAAAAACAGATATTCTGGATGCCGTAGGAAATACAACGGCTGCTACAGGAAAAGGATTTGCCATTGCTTCAGCTGCTTTAACAGCATTGGCCTTATTTGCTGCTTTTGTAGGAATTGCAGGAATTGATGGTATTGATATTTACAGAGCAGATGTTCTTGCCGGACTTTTTGTAGGTGGGATGATTCCGTTTATCTTCTCCTCATTGGCGATTACCGCAGTAGGACAGGCTGCTATGGCAATGGTAGAAGAAGTAAGAAGACAATTCCGTGAAATTCCGGGAATTCTGGAAGGGAAAGCGCAACCGGAATATGAAAAATGTGTAGCCATTTCTACCGATGCGTCCATCAGAAAAATGATGCTGCCTGGTGCGATTGCTATCGTTTCTCCTTTATTAATCGGTTTTATTTTCGGACCTGAAGTATTAGGAGGATTCCTGGCGGGAGCTACAGTATGTGGTGTCTTAATGGGAATGTTTCAGAATAACGCAGGAGGCGCGTGGGACAATGCGAAAAAATCCTTCGAAAAAGGAGTTGATATTAATGGACAGACGTATTATAAAGGTTCAGAACCACACAAAGCATCTGTAACAGGTGATACGGTGGGAGATCCGTTTAAAGATACATCAGGACCTTCGATGAACATCCTGATCAAATTAATGTCAATCGTTTCTCTGGTGATTGCACCTACTTTGGCTGTTTTGCATAAAGATAAAATTGAAGCTAACAGAAAAGCAAAAATTGAAAGCCTTACAGGAGTTTCCGGTATGACAACAGCTGCAAGTGGCGAGACTCCGATCATTACTGCTGTTCCCGGAGAAATTAAGGGATATCTTAACGAAAACGGGGACTTTGTGTATGAAACAGGAAATATCCAGAAAATAAAACTGAATGGAGGTAAAACAATTGCCATAGGGGATGGAAGCCAGCTTTACCAGCTTTATAATGTGGTGAAACAAAAAGATAAATCGGCTTTAGATCCCAATAAATGGTACACCATTGAAAACCTTTATTTTGAAACAGGTTCCAGCGATCTGAAAGCAGAATCCGCGCTTCAGCTTAATACACTGGCGGAAATTTTAAATGCTTATCCTGATCTGAAAATAAAATTGGGCGGATATACAGACAACAGTGGTAACGAGGACAGTAACCTTAAATTATCCAATCTGAGAGCGCAGACAGCCAAACTTAAACTGCTCGAACTAGGTATTTCCGGAGACAGAATAGAAGCAGAAGGATATGGTTCACAGCATCCTGTTTGTGAAGCTAATGATACTGATGAATGCAAAGCAAAAAACAGAAGAATTGATGTAAGAGTATTGGCTCTTTAA
- a CDS encoding amidohydrolase, translating into MKRILYTLFLSVSISSCHNKIPKEKAEILYFGGPIITMEDSSPQVEAVAVKDGKILFAGTRPEAEHFSEPATKMINLNGKTLLPGFIDVHGHLTSRAGIMDAVDLSPEPYGTVNSIKDLQNTIKNYIKNNKINGQQPIIGNGYDDAIMAEHRHPTKTELDAISKTNPIIVIHASGHASVANSAMLQLLGITEASKDPEGGHIGRDKKTGKLNGKLEENASFTALLTLTEKMNTGKDPQAHAMENLMKAQDEWLSYGQTTICDGRTMGESVALLEKAASQHLFKADVVYFPDYEYFKKDFNSFRPKYMKYENRLKLAGFKFSDDGSPQGKTAWLTQPYLVPPEGQSTDYKGFPIFTDETLYNDLKTLFQNHITAQLHVNGDAAIDQAIRVIKRLKDENIYHPELRATLIHVQNSRPDHIQKIKELGVIPSYFSTHAYLWGDWHYSSVFGPERASFISPANSALKAGIIFTIHHDAPVTPPDLITAVYAAVNRKTRSGMILGPNERITPMEALKAITINGAYQLQEENKKGSIKAGKMADFVILDQNPLTISPENLRNIKVLETIKEGNSVYKRN; encoded by the coding sequence ATGAAAAGGATTTTATATACTCTTTTTTTATCTGTAAGCATAAGCAGTTGCCACAATAAGATACCTAAAGAAAAAGCTGAAATTCTCTATTTCGGAGGTCCTATTATAACAATGGAGGATTCTTCTCCTCAAGTTGAAGCAGTAGCAGTTAAAGATGGGAAAATACTTTTTGCCGGAACAAGACCGGAGGCAGAGCATTTCTCGGAACCTGCCACCAAAATGATTAATTTAAATGGAAAAACTCTTCTTCCCGGTTTTATAGATGTTCATGGGCATCTTACTTCAAGAGCCGGGATCATGGATGCTGTAGATCTTTCTCCCGAACCCTATGGCACGGTGAATTCAATCAAAGATTTGCAGAATACAATTAAAAACTATATCAAAAACAATAAAATTAACGGTCAGCAGCCCATTATCGGAAATGGGTATGATGATGCGATTATGGCAGAACACCGTCATCCTACAAAAACAGAACTTGATGCCATCAGCAAAACCAATCCTATTATTGTTATTCATGCTTCGGGCCATGCCAGCGTGGCAAACAGCGCCATGCTGCAATTGCTGGGAATAACAGAAGCATCAAAAGATCCTGAAGGAGGACACATTGGCAGGGACAAAAAAACAGGAAAACTGAACGGAAAACTAGAAGAGAATGCCAGTTTCACTGCTTTATTGACCTTAACGGAAAAAATGAATACAGGCAAAGATCCTCAGGCTCACGCCATGGAAAACCTGATGAAGGCTCAGGATGAATGGCTCAGCTATGGACAGACTACCATTTGTGATGGGAGAACAATGGGCGAAAGTGTTGCTCTGTTAGAAAAGGCAGCATCTCAACATCTTTTTAAAGCTGATGTTGTATACTTTCCCGATTATGAATATTTCAAAAAGGATTTCAACAGTTTCAGACCAAAATATATGAAATATGAAAACCGCTTGAAACTGGCCGGGTTCAAATTTTCTGATGACGGTTCTCCACAAGGTAAAACGGCCTGGCTCACTCAGCCTTATTTAGTTCCACCTGAAGGTCAATCTACAGATTACAAAGGATTTCCCATCTTTACGGATGAAACGTTATATAACGACCTGAAAACACTTTTCCAGAATCATATAACCGCACAGCTTCATGTGAATGGAGATGCTGCAATAGATCAGGCTATACGGGTTATTAAAAGGTTAAAAGATGAAAATATTTACCATCCGGAATTGCGGGCAACCTTAATTCATGTACAAAACAGCCGCCCGGATCACATTCAAAAAATAAAAGAATTGGGGGTAATTCCTTCTTACTTTTCTACTCATGCGTATTTATGGGGAGACTGGCATTATTCAAGTGTTTTCGGCCCTGAAAGAGCTTCTTTTATAAGCCCGGCAAATTCAGCATTAAAAGCAGGAATTATTTTTACCATTCATCATGACGCTCCGGTTACACCACCCGATCTGATTACCGCAGTTTATGCAGCAGTGAATAGAAAGACGCGTTCGGGAATGATCTTAGGACCTAATGAAAGAATCACTCCCATGGAAGCTTTAAAAGCGATTACCATTAACGGAGCCTATCAGTTGCAGGAAGAAAATAAAAAAGGTTCTATTAAAGCAGGTAAAATGGCTGACTTTGTTATTCTTGATCAGAATCCTTTAACGATAAGCCCTGAAAATCTCAGAAATATTAAGGTGCTTGAAACGATAAAAGAAGGAAATTCCGTATACAAAAGAAACTGA
- a CDS encoding inorganic pyrophosphatase encodes MIPNFKAHPWHGISAGEDAPNVVNVFVEIVPSDTIKYEVDKETGYLKVDRPQKFSNIIPALYGFVPRTYCHNEVMKLAIEAGADDVTMGDHDPLDICVLSSHNIHAGGLLMEAIPIGGFKMIDGGEADDKIVAVMINDHAFGHFRDISELPEAEVKRLMHYFLTYKNLPDEPAKCRIQEVYGAEHARKVIKASQADYAEKFGG; translated from the coding sequence ATGATTCCAAATTTTAAAGCACATCCATGGCACGGAATTTCTGCAGGAGAAGATGCGCCAAATGTTGTAAACGTATTTGTGGAAATTGTTCCTTCAGATACTATTAAATATGAAGTAGATAAAGAAACAGGATATTTAAAGGTAGACAGGCCGCAGAAATTCTCTAACATTATCCCTGCTTTATATGGTTTTGTTCCTAGAACTTACTGCCACAATGAAGTAATGAAACTTGCTATAGAGGCTGGAGCTGATGATGTAACGATGGGAGATCATGACCCGCTTGATATCTGTGTTTTAAGTTCTCACAACATCCATGCAGGAGGTTTATTGATGGAAGCTATTCCAATCGGTGGTTTCAAAATGATCGACGGTGGTGAAGCGGATGATAAAATTGTTGCTGTAATGATCAATGACCACGCTTTCGGACACTTCAGAGATATTTCTGAATTACCGGAAGCAGAAGTAAAAAGATTAATGCACTACTTCCTTACCTATAAAAACTTACCGGATGAGCCTGCAAAATGCAGAATCCAGGAAGTTTACGGAGCTGAGCACGCAAGAAAAGTGATCAAAGCTTCTCAGGCTGATTACGCAGAAAAATTCGGAGGATAA
- a CDS encoding phytanoyl-CoA dioxygenase family protein has translation MLQQIRQYKLSYMLYNLFKKNKLKHNIPLYKKYGINKNYFSSISSKDFAHLPTSERTLDYTKLKETPFFKKLSEENKESALQYDENGYMILRNFLSPETADQINTEIDKLMKDGTLKFIYGGKLMFAIHHSEIIKNIGSDQELLDFLSVLLDGKSKLFQSINFINGSQQKTHSDSIHMTTYPLGGLLGVWIALEDVDESNGALHYIPKSHKLPYFLNSDYDNEGTALKIGKKSYRAYETFLEDKVKELGLQKEIFKAKKGDLLIWHANILHGGEPHTDKNRTRKSLVYHFFDENSVCYHEVTQRPALFEL, from the coding sequence ATGTTACAACAGATTCGTCAGTACAAATTATCATACATGCTTTATAACTTGTTTAAAAAGAATAAATTAAAGCATAATATTCCATTATATAAAAAATACGGAATCAATAAGAACTATTTTTCAAGTATTTCAAGCAAAGATTTTGCTCATCTTCCAACTAGTGAAAGAACACTGGATTATACAAAATTGAAGGAAACCCCTTTTTTTAAGAAGCTTTCTGAAGAAAATAAAGAAAGTGCTCTTCAGTATGATGAGAATGGGTATATGATTCTGAGAAATTTCCTTAGTCCGGAAACAGCAGATCAAATCAATACTGAAATTGATAAACTGATGAAGGACGGGACTTTGAAATTTATTTACGGAGGAAAACTGATGTTTGCAATCCATCATTCAGAAATCATTAAAAATATTGGAAGTGATCAAGAACTGTTAGACTTTTTATCTGTTTTACTGGACGGAAAATCCAAGCTTTTCCAAAGTATCAACTTCATCAACGGCAGCCAGCAGAAAACCCATTCTGACAGTATTCACATGACTACTTATCCATTGGGAGGACTGCTTGGAGTATGGATTGCCCTGGAAGATGTAGACGAAAGTAACGGAGCGCTTCATTATATTCCTAAAAGTCATAAGCTTCCTTATTTCCTGAATTCCGATTATGATAATGAAGGCACAGCCCTGAAAATAGGAAAGAAAAGCTACAGAGCCTATGAAACCTTTCTGGAAGATAAAGTAAAAGAATTAGGCTTACAGAAAGAAATTTTTAAAGCCAAAAAAGGAGATCTACTGATCTGGCACGCCAATATTCTTCATGGCGGAGAACCTCACACAGATAAGAACAGAACGAGGAAAAGTCTTGTCTATCATTTTTTTGATGAAAATAGTGTGTGCTATCATGAAGTAACACAAAGACCCGCCCTGTTTGAACTTTAG